A DNA window from Saccopteryx bilineata isolate mSacBil1 unplaced genomic scaffold, mSacBil1_pri_phased_curated manual_scaffold_29, whole genome shotgun sequence contains the following coding sequences:
- the LOC136318299 gene encoding histone-lysine N-methyltransferase PRDM9-like isoform X4, whose translation MVHGRQATRPPAEDTEDSHEEWTQRQRDCEKCQNFFIDSCDVHGPPTFVKDSAVDKGYPNHAALTLPPGLRIRPSGIPEAGLGVWNEASALPVGLHFGPYQGRITEDEEAGNNGYSWQITKGRNCYQYVDGKDESWANWMRYVNCARDDEEQNLVAFQYHRQIFYRTCRIIRPDCELLVGYSDEFGQKLGIKCGSKQKRELAAAGEPKPEIHSCPSCFLAFSSQKFFTEHVKRSHPDEILPGTSTRKQLQSKDPCPEHPNQQQQHTDTHSWDDKAEAQEVKEKSRPLLKRTRQRSISRAFFKPPKGHMGSSSEQERMMQEVPSTGQEVNSVDTGKVSMGVGMSGFVAVKYGECGQDFEDMSHILRHHRTHSEEKPYVCRECERGFSWKSELLRHQRTHTGEKPYVCRVCKHGFAQKSYLLRHQRTHSGEKPYICRECERGFAQKSHLLRHQRTHSGEKPYVCRECERGFTCMSNLLSHQRTHTGEKPYVCRVCKHGFARKSYLFIHQRTHSGEKPYVCGVCKRGFARKSYLFIHQRTHSGEKPYVCRVCKRGFARKSHLLIHQRTHTGEKPYVCRLCERGFAWKSYLIIHQRTHSGEKPYVCRECERGFAQKSHLLRHQRTHSGEKPYVCRECERGFTWKSELLRHQRTHTGEKPYVCRVCKHGFARKSYLLIHQRTHTGEKPYVCRECERGFAQKSHLLIHQRTHSGEKPYVCRECERGFTCMSNLLSHQRTHTGQKPYVCRVCKHGFARKSYLFIHQRTHSGEKPYVCGVCKRGFARKSDLFIHQRTHSGEKPYVCGVCKRGFARKSDLFIHQRTHSGEKPYVCRVCKRGFARKSHLLIHQRTHTGEKPYVCRLCERGFAWKSYLIIHQRTHSGEKPYVCRECERGFAQKSHLVIHQRTHSGEKLYVCRVCEHGFARKSQLFRHQRIHSGEKPYVCKECERGFAQKAGLLIHQSTHFGEKPYVCRECERGFAQKSYLLRHQRTHSREKPYVCRECDQGFARKSHLLSHLRTHSGQEPYVCRECERGFARKFQLLRHQGIHSGEKPYVCRECKQGLT comes from the exons ATGGTTCACGGCCGGCAGGCCACCAGACCCCCGGcggaggacactgaggactcgcaTGAAGAATGGACTCAGAGGCAGCGAG ATTGTGAGAAGTGTCAGAACTTCTTCATTGACAGTTGTGACGTGCATGGGCCccctacatttgtaaaagacagtgcagtggataaggggtATCCGAACCACgcagccctcactctgccccctggCTTGAGAATCAGACCATCGGGCATCCCTGAGGCTGGTCTTGGAGTGTGGAATGAGgcatctgctctgccagtgggtctgcactTTGGCCCTTATCAGGGCCGgatcacagaagatgaagaggcaggcaacAATGGATACTCCTGGCAG atCACTAAAGGGAGAAACTGCTATCAGTATGTGGATGGGAAGGATGAATCCTGGGCCAACTGGATGAG gtatgtgaactgtgcccgggatgatgaagagcagaacctggtggcctttcagtatcACAGGCAGATTTTCTACCGAACCTGTCGGATCATCAGGCCAGACTGTGAGCTGCTGGTTGGGTACAGTGATGAGtttggccagaagctgggcaTCAAGTGCGGCagcaagcagaagagagagcTCGCAGCAGCTGGAG AACCAAAGCCAGAAATACATTCGTGTCCCTCATGCTTTCTGGCCTTCTCCAGTCAGAAATTCTTCACAGAGCACGTGAAACGCAGTCACCCCGATGAGATTCTCCCAGGAACATCTACAAGAAAACAGCTCCAATCAAAGGATCCCTGCCCAGAGCATCCAAATCAGCAGCAGCAACATACTGATACACATAGCTGGGATGACAAAGCTGAAGCTCAAGAggtcaaagaaaagtccagaCCTTTGCTAAAAAGGACCAGGCAGAGGAGTATTTCAAGGGCCTTTTTCAAACCTCCTAAAGGACACATGGGAAgctctagtgagcaagagagaatgatgCAGGAAGTGCCCAGCACAGGCCAGGAAGTAAATTCAGTGGACACAGGGAAAGTATCTATGGGAGTGGGAATGTCAGGATTTGTAGCTGTCAAGTATGGAGAGTGTGGGCAAGACTTTGAAGATATGTCACATATTCTCAGACACCACAGGACACACTCagaggagaagccctatgtttgcagggagtgtgaacgaggctttTCATGGAAGTCAgagctcctcagacaccagaggacacacacaggggagaaaccctatgtttgcagggtgtgCAAGCATGGCTTTGCACAGAAGTcatatctcctcagacaccaaaggacacactcaggggagaaaccctatatttgcagggagtgtgagcgaggctttgctcagaagtcacatctcctcagacaccaaaggacacactcaggggagaaaccctatgtttgcagggagtgtgaacgaggctttaCATGTATGTCAAATCTCCTCAGccaccagaggacacacacaggggagaaaccctatgtttgcagggtgtgCAAGCATGGCTTTGCACGGAAGTCATATCTcttcatacaccagaggacacattcaggggagaaaccctatgtttgtgGTGTGTGCAAGCGTGGCTTTGCACGGAAGTCATATCTcttcatacaccagaggacacattcaggggagaaaccctatgtttgcagggtgtgCAAGCGTGGCTTTGCAcggaagtcacatctcctcatacaccagaggacacacacaggggagaagccctatgtttgcaggttGTGCGAGCGTGGCTTTGCATGGAAGTCATATCTcatcatacaccagaggacacactcaggggagaaacctTATGTTTGCAGGGAATGTGAGCGAGGCTTTGcacagaagtcacatctcctcagacaccaaaggacacactcaggggagaaaccctatgtttgcagggagtgtgaacgaggctttaCATGGAAGTCAgagctcctcagacaccagaggacacacacaggagagaaaccctatgtttgcagggtgtgTAAGCATGGCTTTGCACGGAAGTCATATCTCCTCATACACCAAAGGACAcacacaggggagaaaccctatgtttgcagggagtgtgagcgaggctttgcacagaagtcacatctcctcatacaccaaaggacacactcaggggagaaaccctatgtttgcagggagtgtgaacgaggctttaCATGTATGTCAAATCTCCTCAGccaccagaggacacacacagggcagaagccctatgtttgcagggtgtgCAAGCATGGCTTTGCACGGAAGTCATATCTcttcatacaccagaggacacactcaggggagaaaccctatgtttgtgGTGTGTGCAAGCGTGGCTTTGCACGGAAGTCAGATCTcttcatacaccagaggacacattcaggggagaaaccctatgtttgcggTGTGTGCAAGCGTGGCTTTGCACGGAAGTCAGATCTcttcatacaccagaggacacattcaggggagaaaccctatgtttgcagggtgtgCAAGCGTGGCTTTGCAcggaagtcacatctcctcatacaccagaggacacacacaggggagaagccctatgtttgcaggttGTGCGAGCGTGGCTTTGCATGGAAGTCATATCTcatcatacaccagaggacacactcaggggagaaacctTATGTTTGCAGGGAATGTGAGCGAGGCTTTGCACAGAAGTCACATCTtgtcatacaccagaggacacactcaggtgAGAAACTCTATGTTTGCAGGGTGTGTGAGCACGGCTTTGCAAGGAAGTCACAGCTCTTCAGACACCAGAgaatacactcaggggagaagccctatgtttgcaaggagtgtgagcgaggctttgcaCAGAAGGCAGgtctcctcatacaccagagtACACACtttggggagaagccctatgtttgcagggagtgtgagcgagggtTTGCCCAGAAATCATATCTCCTaagacaccagagaacacactcaagggagaagccctatgtttgcagggagtgtgaccAAGGCTTTGCACGGAAGTCTCATCTCCTCTCACAcctgaggacacactcagggcagGAGCCCTATGTTTgtagggagtgtgagcgaggctttgcaAGGAAATTCCAGCTCCTGAGACACCAGGgaatacactcaggggagaagccttatGTTTGTAGGGAGTGCAAACAAGGCTTAACATAG
- the LOC136318299 gene encoding histone-lysine N-methyltransferase PRDM9-like isoform X5, translating into MDSEAARTRRKETEVKMYSLRERKGHVHQEVSKPQDDDYLYCEKCQNFFIDSCDVHGPPTFVKDSAVDKGYPNHAALTLPPGLRIRPSGIPEAGLGVWNEASALPVGLHFGPYQGRITEDEEAGNNGYSWQITKGRNCYQYVDGKDESWANWMRYVNCARDDEEQNLVAFQYHRQIFYRTCRIIRPDCELLVGYSDEFGQKLGIKCGSKQKRELAAAGAEPKPEIHSCPSCFLAFSSQKFFTEHVKRSHPDEILPGTSTRKQLQSKDPCPEHPNQQQQHTDTHSWDDKAEAQEVKEKSRPLLKRTRQRSISRAFFKPPKGHMGSSSEQERMMQEVPSTGQEVNSVDTGKVSMGVGMSGFVAVKYGECGQDFEDMSHILRHHRTHSEEKPYVCRECERGFSWKSELLRHQRTHTGEKPYVCRVCKHGFAQKSYLLRHQRTHSGEKPYICRECERGFAQKSHLLRHQRTHSGEKPYVCREVCKHGFARKSYLFIHQRTHSGEKPYVCGVCKRGFARKSYLFIHQRTHSGEKPYVCRVCKRGFARKSHLLIHQRTHTGEKPYVCRLCERGFAWKSYLIIHQRTHSGEKPYVCRECERGFAQKSHLLRHQRTHSGEKPYVCRECERGFTWKSELLRHQRTHTGEKPYVCRVCKHGFARKSYLLIHQRTHTGEKPYVCRECERGFAQKSHLLIHQRTHSGEKPYVCRECERGFTCMSNLLSHQRTHTGQKPYVCRVCKHGFARKSYLFIHQRTHSGEKPYVCGVCKRGFARKSDLFIHQRTHSGEKPYVCGVCKRGFARKSDLFIHQRTHSGEKPYVCRVCKRGFARKSHLLIHQRTHTGEKPYVCRLCERGFAWKSYLIIHQRTHSGEKPYVCRECERGFAQKSHLVIHQRTHSGEKLYVCRVCEHGFARKSQLFRHQRIHSGEKPYVCKECERGFAQKAGLLIHQSTHFGEKPYVCRECERGFAQKSYLLRHQRTHSREKPYVCRECDQGFARKSHLLSHLRTHSGQEPYVCRECERGFARKFQLLRHQGIHSGEKPYVCRECKQGLT; encoded by the exons ATGGACTCAGAGGCAGCGAG AAccaggagaaaggagactgaagtaaagatgtatagcctacgagaaagaaaaggccatgtgcACCAAGAGGTCAGCAAACCCCAGGATGATGACTACCTCT ATTGTGAGAAGTGTCAGAACTTCTTCATTGACAGTTGTGACGTGCATGGGCCccctacatttgtaaaagacagtgcagtggataaggggtATCCGAACCACgcagccctcactctgccccctggCTTGAGAATCAGACCATCGGGCATCCCTGAGGCTGGTCTTGGAGTGTGGAATGAGgcatctgctctgccagtgggtctgcactTTGGCCCTTATCAGGGCCGgatcacagaagatgaagaggcaggcaacAATGGATACTCCTGGCAG atCACTAAAGGGAGAAACTGCTATCAGTATGTGGATGGGAAGGATGAATCCTGGGCCAACTGGATGAG gtatgtgaactgtgcccgggatgatgaagagcagaacctggtggcctttcagtatcACAGGCAGATTTTCTACCGAACCTGTCGGATCATCAGGCCAGACTGTGAGCTGCTGGTTGGGTACAGTGATGAGtttggccagaagctgggcaTCAAGTGCGGCagcaagcagaagagagagcTCGCAGCAGCTGGAG CAGAACCAAAGCCAGAAATACATTCGTGTCCCTCATGCTTTCTGGCCTTCTCCAGTCAGAAATTCTTCACAGAGCACGTGAAACGCAGTCACCCCGATGAGATTCTCCCAGGAACATCTACAAGAAAACAGCTCCAATCAAAGGATCCCTGCCCAGAGCATCCAAATCAGCAGCAGCAACATACTGATACACATAGCTGGGATGACAAAGCTGAAGCTCAAGAggtcaaagaaaagtccagaCCTTTGCTAAAAAGGACCAGGCAGAGGAGTATTTCAAGGGCCTTTTTCAAACCTCCTAAAGGACACATGGGAAgctctagtgagcaagagagaatgatgCAGGAAGTGCCCAGCACAGGCCAGGAAGTAAATTCAGTGGACACAGGGAAAGTATCTATGGGAGTGGGAATGTCAGGATTTGTAGCTGTCAAGTATGGAGAGTGTGGGCAAGACTTTGAAGATATGTCACATATTCTCAGACACCACAGGACACACTCagaggagaagccctatgtttgcagggagtgtgaacgaggctttTCATGGAAGTCAgagctcctcagacaccagaggacacacacaggggagaaaccctatgtttgcagggtgtgCAAGCATGGCTTTGCACAGAAGTcatatctcctcagacaccaaaggacacactcaggggagaaaccctatatttgcagggagtgtgagcgaggctttgctcagaagtcacatctcctcagacaccaaaggacacactcaggggagaaaccctatgtttgcaggga ggtgtgCAAGCATGGCTTTGCACGGAAGTCATATCTcttcatacaccagaggacacattcaggggagaaaccctatgtttgtgGTGTGTGCAAGCGTGGCTTTGCACGGAAGTCATATCTcttcatacaccagaggacacattcaggggagaaaccctatgtttgcagggtgtgCAAGCGTGGCTTTGCAcggaagtcacatctcctcatacaccagaggacacacacaggggagaagccctatgtttgcaggttGTGCGAGCGTGGCTTTGCATGGAAGTCATATCTcatcatacaccagaggacacactcaggggagaaacctTATGTTTGCAGGGAATGTGAGCGAGGCTTTGcacagaagtcacatctcctcagacaccaaaggacacactcaggggagaaaccctatgtttgcagggagtgtgaacgaggctttaCATGGAAGTCAgagctcctcagacaccagaggacacacacaggagagaaaccctatgtttgcagggtgtgTAAGCATGGCTTTGCACGGAAGTCATATCTCCTCATACACCAAAGGACAcacacaggggagaaaccctatgtttgcagggagtgtgagcgaggctttgcacagaagtcacatctcctcatacaccaaaggacacactcaggggagaaaccctatgtttgcagggagtgtgaacgaggctttaCATGTATGTCAAATCTCCTCAGccaccagaggacacacacagggcagaagccctatgtttgcagggtgtgCAAGCATGGCTTTGCACGGAAGTCATATCTcttcatacaccagaggacacactcaggggagaaaccctatgtttgtgGTGTGTGCAAGCGTGGCTTTGCACGGAAGTCAGATCTcttcatacaccagaggacacattcaggggagaaaccctatgtttgcggTGTGTGCAAGCGTGGCTTTGCACGGAAGTCAGATCTcttcatacaccagaggacacattcaggggagaaaccctatgtttgcagggtgtgCAAGCGTGGCTTTGCAcggaagtcacatctcctcatacaccagaggacacacacaggggagaagccctatgtttgcaggttGTGCGAGCGTGGCTTTGCATGGAAGTCATATCTcatcatacaccagaggacacactcaggggagaaacctTATGTTTGCAGGGAATGTGAGCGAGGCTTTGCACAGAAGTCACATCTtgtcatacaccagaggacacactcaggtgAGAAACTCTATGTTTGCAGGGTGTGTGAGCACGGCTTTGCAAGGAAGTCACAGCTCTTCAGACACCAGAgaatacactcaggggagaagccctatgtttgcaaggagtgtgagcgaggctttgcaCAGAAGGCAGgtctcctcatacaccagagtACACACtttggggagaagccctatgtttgcagggagtgtgagcgagggtTTGCCCAGAAATCATATCTCCTaagacaccagagaacacactcaagggagaagccctatgtttgcagggagtgtgaccAAGGCTTTGCACGGAAGTCTCATCTCCTCTCACAcctgaggacacactcagggcagGAGCCCTATGTTTgtagggagtgtgagcgaggctttgcaAGGAAATTCCAGCTCCTGAGACACCAGGgaatacactcaggggagaagccttatGTTTGTAGGGAGTGCAAACAAGGCTTAACATAG
- the LOC136318299 gene encoding histone-lysine N-methyltransferase PRDM9-like isoform X1: protein MDSEAARTRRKETEVKMYSLRERKGHVHQEVSKPQDDDYLYCEKCQNFFIDSCDVHGPPTFVKDSAVDKGYPNHAALTLPPGLRIRPSGIPEAGLGVWNEASALPVGLHFGPYQGRITEDEEAGNNGYSWQITKGRNCYQYVDGKDESWANWMRYVNCARDDEEQNLVAFQYHRQIFYRTCRIIRPDCELLVGYSDEFGQKLGIKCGSKQKRELAAAGEPKPEIHSCPSCFLAFSSQKFFTEHVKRSHPDEILPGTSTRKQLQSKDPCPEHPNQQQQHTDTHSWDDKAEAQEVKEKSRPLLKRTRQRSISRAFFKPPKGHMGSSSEQERMMQEVPSTGQEVNSVDTGKVSMGVGMSGFVAVKYGECGQDFEDMSHILRHHRTHSEEKPYVCRECERGFSWKSELLRHQRTHTGEKPYVCRVCKHGFAQKSYLLRHQRTHSGEKPYICRECERGFAQKSHLLRHQRTHSGEKPYVCRECERGFTCMSNLLSHQRTHTGEKPYVCRVCKHGFARKSYLFIHQRTHSGEKPYVCGVCKRGFARKSYLFIHQRTHSGEKPYVCRVCKRGFARKSHLLIHQRTHTGEKPYVCRLCERGFAWKSYLIIHQRTHSGEKPYVCRECERGFAQKSHLLRHQRTHSGEKPYVCRECERGFTWKSELLRHQRTHTGEKPYVCRVCKHGFARKSYLLIHQRTHTGEKPYVCRECERGFAQKSHLLIHQRTHSGEKPYVCRECERGFTCMSNLLSHQRTHTGQKPYVCRVCKHGFARKSYLFIHQRTHSGEKPYVCGVCKRGFARKSDLFIHQRTHSGEKPYVCGVCKRGFARKSDLFIHQRTHSGEKPYVCRVCKRGFARKSHLLIHQRTHTGEKPYVCRLCERGFAWKSYLIIHQRTHSGEKPYVCRECERGFAQKSHLVIHQRTHSGEKLYVCRVCEHGFARKSQLFRHQRIHSGEKPYVCKECERGFAQKAGLLIHQSTHFGEKPYVCRECERGFAQKSYLLRHQRTHSREKPYVCRECDQGFARKSHLLSHLRTHSGQEPYVCRECERGFARKFQLLRHQGIHSGEKPYVCRECKQGLT, encoded by the exons ATGGACTCAGAGGCAGCGAG AAccaggagaaaggagactgaagtaaagatgtatagcctacgagaaagaaaaggccatgtgcACCAAGAGGTCAGCAAACCCCAGGATGATGACTACCTCT ATTGTGAGAAGTGTCAGAACTTCTTCATTGACAGTTGTGACGTGCATGGGCCccctacatttgtaaaagacagtgcagtggataaggggtATCCGAACCACgcagccctcactctgccccctggCTTGAGAATCAGACCATCGGGCATCCCTGAGGCTGGTCTTGGAGTGTGGAATGAGgcatctgctctgccagtgggtctgcactTTGGCCCTTATCAGGGCCGgatcacagaagatgaagaggcaggcaacAATGGATACTCCTGGCAG atCACTAAAGGGAGAAACTGCTATCAGTATGTGGATGGGAAGGATGAATCCTGGGCCAACTGGATGAG gtatgtgaactgtgcccgggatgatgaagagcagaacctggtggcctttcagtatcACAGGCAGATTTTCTACCGAACCTGTCGGATCATCAGGCCAGACTGTGAGCTGCTGGTTGGGTACAGTGATGAGtttggccagaagctgggcaTCAAGTGCGGCagcaagcagaagagagagcTCGCAGCAGCTGGAG AACCAAAGCCAGAAATACATTCGTGTCCCTCATGCTTTCTGGCCTTCTCCAGTCAGAAATTCTTCACAGAGCACGTGAAACGCAGTCACCCCGATGAGATTCTCCCAGGAACATCTACAAGAAAACAGCTCCAATCAAAGGATCCCTGCCCAGAGCATCCAAATCAGCAGCAGCAACATACTGATACACATAGCTGGGATGACAAAGCTGAAGCTCAAGAggtcaaagaaaagtccagaCCTTTGCTAAAAAGGACCAGGCAGAGGAGTATTTCAAGGGCCTTTTTCAAACCTCCTAAAGGACACATGGGAAgctctagtgagcaagagagaatgatgCAGGAAGTGCCCAGCACAGGCCAGGAAGTAAATTCAGTGGACACAGGGAAAGTATCTATGGGAGTGGGAATGTCAGGATTTGTAGCTGTCAAGTATGGAGAGTGTGGGCAAGACTTTGAAGATATGTCACATATTCTCAGACACCACAGGACACACTCagaggagaagccctatgtttgcagggagtgtgaacgaggctttTCATGGAAGTCAgagctcctcagacaccagaggacacacacaggggagaaaccctatgtttgcagggtgtgCAAGCATGGCTTTGCACAGAAGTcatatctcctcagacaccaaaggacacactcaggggagaaaccctatatttgcagggagtgtgagcgaggctttgctcagaagtcacatctcctcagacaccaaaggacacactcaggggagaaaccctatgtttgcagggagtgtgaacgaggctttaCATGTATGTCAAATCTCCTCAGccaccagaggacacacacaggggagaaaccctatgtttgcagggtgtgCAAGCATGGCTTTGCACGGAAGTCATATCTcttcatacaccagaggacacattcaggggagaaaccctatgtttgtgGTGTGTGCAAGCGTGGCTTTGCACGGAAGTCATATCTcttcatacaccagaggacacattcaggggagaaaccctatgtttgcagggtgtgCAAGCGTGGCTTTGCAcggaagtcacatctcctcatacaccagaggacacacacaggggagaagccctatgtttgcaggttGTGCGAGCGTGGCTTTGCATGGAAGTCATATCTcatcatacaccagaggacacactcaggggagaaacctTATGTTTGCAGGGAATGTGAGCGAGGCTTTGcacagaagtcacatctcctcagacaccaaaggacacactcaggggagaaaccctatgtttgcagggagtgtgaacgaggctttaCATGGAAGTCAgagctcctcagacaccagaggacacacacaggagagaaaccctatgtttgcagggtgtgTAAGCATGGCTTTGCACGGAAGTCATATCTCCTCATACACCAAAGGACAcacacaggggagaaaccctatgtttgcagggagtgtgagcgaggctttgcacagaagtcacatctcctcatacaccaaaggacacactcaggggagaaaccctatgtttgcagggagtgtgaacgaggctttaCATGTATGTCAAATCTCCTCAGccaccagaggacacacacagggcagaagccctatgtttgcagggtgtgCAAGCATGGCTTTGCACGGAAGTCATATCTcttcatacaccagaggacacactcaggggagaaaccctatgtttgtgGTGTGTGCAAGCGTGGCTTTGCACGGAAGTCAGATCTcttcatacaccagaggacacattcaggggagaaaccctatgtttgcggTGTGTGCAAGCGTGGCTTTGCACGGAAGTCAGATCTcttcatacaccagaggacacattcaggggagaaaccctatgtttgcagggtgtgCAAGCGTGGCTTTGCAcggaagtcacatctcctcatacaccagaggacacacacaggggagaagccctatgtttgcaggttGTGCGAGCGTGGCTTTGCATGGAAGTCATATCTcatcatacaccagaggacacactcaggggagaaacctTATGTTTGCAGGGAATGTGAGCGAGGCTTTGCACAGAAGTCACATCTtgtcatacaccagaggacacactcaggtgAGAAACTCTATGTTTGCAGGGTGTGTGAGCACGGCTTTGCAAGGAAGTCACAGCTCTTCAGACACCAGAgaatacactcaggggagaagccctatgtttgcaaggagtgtgagcgaggctttgcaCAGAAGGCAGgtctcctcatacaccagagtACACACtttggggagaagccctatgtttgcagggagtgtgagcgagggtTTGCCCAGAAATCATATCTCCTaagacaccagagaacacactcaagggagaagccctatgtttgcagggagtgtgaccAAGGCTTTGCACGGAAGTCTCATCTCCTCTCACAcctgaggacacactcagggcagGAGCCCTATGTTTgtagggagtgtgagcgaggctttgcaAGGAAATTCCAGCTCCTGAGACACCAGGgaatacactcaggggagaagccttatGTTTGTAGGGAGTGCAAACAAGGCTTAACATAG